The Triticum aestivum cultivar Chinese Spring chromosome 3A, IWGSC CS RefSeq v2.1, whole genome shotgun sequence genome includes a region encoding these proteins:
- the LOC100049019 gene encoding LOB domain-containing protein 6: MASSSASSLPAPGGSVITLAASSAGGNGAGGVCGTGSPCAACKFLRRKCQPDCVFAPYFPPDNPQKFVHVHRVFGASNVTKLLNELHPYQREDAVNSLAYEADMRLRDPVYGCVAVISILQRNLRQLQQDLARAKYELSKYQSAAGPNGSQSMAEFIGSAVPNGVASFINVGHSAALGSVGGVTGFGQDHQFAAVQMLSRSYEAAEPIARLGLNGGYEFGYSAAALAGAGSVPGLGMLGGSPFLKPGIAGSDERGGAGQ; this comes from the exons ATGGCCTCGTCGTCGGCGTCTTCGTTGCCGGCGCCGGGAGGATCGGTGATCACCTTGGCCGCCTCATCGGCGGGGGGCAACGGCGCCGGCGGCGTGTGCGGCACGGGGTCGCCGTGCGCGGCGTGCAAGTTCCTCCGCCGCAAGTGCCAGCCTGACTGCGTGTTCGCGCCCTACTTCCCGCCGGACAACCCGCAGAAGTTCGTGCACGTGCACCGCGTCTTCGGCGCCAGCAACGTGACCAAGCTGCTGAACGAGCTCCACCCGTACCAGCGCGAGGACGCCGTGAACTCCCTCGCCTACGAGGCCGACATGCGCCTCCGCGACCCCGTCTACGGCTGCGTCGCCGTCATCTCCATCCTCCAGCGCAACCTCCGCCAGCTCCAGCAGGACCTCGCCCGCGCCAAGTACGAGCTCTCCAAGTACCAG TCGGCGGCGGGGCCGAACGGGTCGCAGTCGATGGCGGAGTTCATCGGCAGCGCGGTGCCGAACGGCGTGGCGAGCTTCATCAACGTTGGGCACTCCGCGGCGCTCGGCTCCGTCGGCGGGGTCACGGGCTTCGGGCAAGACCATCAGTTCGCTGCCGTGCAGATGCTGTCCAGGAGCTACGAGGCGGCCGAGCCCATCGCGAGGCTGGGCCTGAACGGCGGCTACGAGTTCGGGTACTCGGCGGCCGCATTGGCTGGCGCAGGGTCGGTGCCAGGTCTCGGCATGCTCGGCGGCTCGCCGTTCCTGAAGCCCGGCATCGCCGGCAGCGACGAGAGGGGCGGCGCCGGGCAGTAG